A genomic region of Williamwhitmania sp. contains the following coding sequences:
- a CDS encoding DUF669 domain-containing protein, which produces MAELGGVFDSNQHEDLGAFEPIPAGDYPMAITGSSMQDTKAKTGKYIKLEFTILDGEQKGRKIWTNLNVVNPNPVAVEIAQKELATICRACGKLTITDTMELHGIPFLGKIKVRPASGDWPATNDMVNYKALEGGVAPGATKPATSGSKDAKKGGVPWA; this is translated from the coding sequence ATGGCTGAATTAGGTGGAGTATTCGATTCAAATCAACACGAGGACTTAGGAGCATTTGAACCAATTCCGGCTGGGGATTATCCTATGGCAATAACGGGAAGTTCCATGCAAGATACCAAAGCAAAAACCGGAAAGTACATCAAACTTGAGTTCACTATTTTGGATGGTGAGCAGAAAGGACGTAAAATCTGGACCAATTTGAATGTCGTCAATCCAAACCCGGTTGCAGTTGAAATTGCGCAAAAGGAATTGGCTACCATTTGTCGGGCTTGCGGCAAACTCACAATCACTGATACAATGGAATTGCATGGCATTCCCTTTTTGGGAAAAATTAAAGTTCGTCCCGCTTCTGGGGATTGGCCGGCCACCAATGATATGGTGAATTATAAGGCTTTGGAAGGAGGAGTGGCGCCTGGTGCTACCAAACCAGCCACTTCTGGTTCTAAAGATGCTAAAAAAGGTGGAGTTCCT
- a CDS encoding ATP-binding protein, whose translation MAIKIITTAQSVNKVKVLVYGFAGVGKTRLCATTKNNLILSAEGGLLSLADEDIPVIEIKSMENLNEAFMFLKDSKEAAAYETVSLDSLSDIAEVCLSTAKAETKDPRQAYGELGDKMSVIIRAFRDLPNHNIYFTAKVKRLTDDFGVTQHVPSMPGNMLVTALPYFFDEVLALRTAQTEEGTPYSYLQTSRDLYWEAKDRSGKLDFMEEPNLEKLFNKIRGNKTNGKGGEKKVVEKAAVEKETTTAKK comes from the coding sequence ATGGCAATTAAAATTATTACCACTGCACAAAGTGTTAATAAAGTTAAAGTTCTTGTTTATGGATTCGCTGGTGTTGGTAAAACACGGCTTTGTGCTACTACAAAAAATAATCTCATTCTTAGTGCAGAAGGCGGACTTCTGTCTTTGGCTGATGAGGATATTCCTGTCATTGAAATAAAATCTATGGAAAATCTCAATGAGGCATTTATGTTTCTTAAGGATAGCAAAGAAGCTGCTGCTTACGAAACAGTGTCCCTGGATTCCTTATCAGACATTGCAGAAGTTTGCCTATCAACTGCCAAAGCTGAAACCAAAGACCCGAGGCAAGCCTATGGCGAATTGGGAGATAAAATGTCGGTTATAATTCGAGCATTTAGAGACTTGCCAAATCACAACATTTACTTTACAGCGAAAGTTAAACGTCTTACTGATGATTTTGGCGTCACCCAACATGTTCCCTCTATGCCTGGGAATATGTTAGTTACAGCCCTGCCATACTTCTTTGATGAAGTGCTGGCTTTGCGTACTGCGCAAACCGAAGAAGGCACACCATATAGTTATCTCCAAACTTCTCGGGATTTATATTGGGAAGCTAAAGATCGCTCTGGAAAGTTGGATTTTATGGAAGAACCGAATCTTGAAAAACTCTTCAATAAAATCAGAGGAAATAAAACTAATGGAAAAGGAGGTGAGAAAAAAGTAGTAGAAAAAGCAGCAGTAGAAAAAGAAACAACAACAGCAAAAAAATAA